GTGGCACATCACTTTTCTGCGCAACAGTAAACGTCAGAGGTTACGTACAGTGTTGCCAATTTGGAGACTATCTAAACTCTCTTGGCGaagttttgttttgcttcttttttttttttttacaaaaaggaATCAGTTCGTGAACGTGATATCACTAGCAAGATGCAGAAATTATGCAGCGCACATCTCGCCGCCGACTCTCTTCTAGACGTGAACAATTCATTTAAGGCTCTGTTGTGCTTGCTGTTCGTTGTTTGACTTTCCTCCAGGCATCGCATTGGGTCCATCTTAGTCTAAAATTAATTCTCTGCACATTCCCTTCATACTCTACAAGTTGCAGTATAAAAACGTGACAATGTTGCTCAAGGTGAAGGACCAGAATACCAAAAAGTACGTCCGATTAATCTCAGGGTTCACCTTTTGGGATTTCATCGCTCAAGGTGAGTTGCCATCATTGTTTCCTTGTGTATTGGTTGTATTTGAATGActgtttgatttttaaatttggATAGCATAAATTAAAACATTATATAGCTTCAGTGATGTTAAAGAGGGAAGTTTGATCAGTCATCATTAAAGTGCAGTTTAATCATCATGTACTGTTATCACTTTATTTCCATGATTATCTTCCTGCAGTCAAATCCAAGTTTGGTCTTCCTGATGCTACTGAACTTGACGTTTTTGATGAAACCAACACAGTAGTTGAGGAAGACATTTTTTCTGAACTGATAGAGGCCAGTCCAGATCTATGTCTGACTGTACGTGACAGAATTCCAGACAGAGGTAGGTACATTTCTCTATAGTTCCTAAATTGTTGAAATTTTAGATATTGGTTAAGTTACCATCAGTGAAAAGTCAACTCGAGCGGGGCTCGTGGAAAAGGCCTATAACTGTACCGGTATTCTTTATCCCATGTTatatttttggtatttttcaGTTTTGGGAATCTGATTCTGATCACATGGAATCTATTAACTACCCTGCACTGACACTAGAAGAAGACGTCATTCTTGAGATACAGATCGATGGTGGTCCAGgtccaaaaacacaagaagacATTTCAGAGGAAGGTAGGTCTCATCACAAAATCTGTTGTAATAAAGGATTTTTCTGCTCCACAAATCAGTTGAGCTGTCACGTCTCTGCCTTAAATACTTTGACAAAGTAGATTATCCTAAATTGTGTTTGAAAGATCTAATTGTGATTGTAAAAACATCTTAAAAATGCGAAAGCAGGTGTGATTTTTAACCAGTGTCTGGACAACTGTCAAGCGCTACATTTCACGCAAGCCAAAGTtgcattttgtttcttttagacTTCTCTCCTTTTAGATCATTCAACATCCTCTCTCACGGATACCAACACATCACTTTCTTCAATTGACAATGACCACTCCAGTCGAACAGAACATGGGATTCCCATAGGCAGACGTACATTCAGCTCTGAGGTTATACACAGGCCTACCATTGAGGTTCCTGAGTCAGAGGCTGCAAAATAGGTACATGAGGGCAGCAGGTTTACTTCCCATTGTTGACCATCACTGACATTTAGATTGATCAGGTTTGGCTAATAGCTCTGTCATTAGTAATCTTAGACAGATAAGAAACAACACTCTGTGACAAATGGTATCACATTTGTATAATCAGACAAACAATTTGTTGGAATTTTTTTGGGGGCTTAAATTGCTGATCCAGTTTGTGTGTAAGAAACCATTCTGAATCATGACTTTAACTTTTACTTTAATGTTATGGTATAatgttaaaattattttatccTGCAAGACTGACTTGTGCACTGTGACTTGTATTTTCTCTTCTATGAATAGATGGTAGAGAATGCCTTGCTTTGCAAACCTGGGGGTGAGGATATCATCGAAGAGTACAAAGCAGAAAAGTCTCTCACTCACCGCACCAGAAGACGGCTTGTTAACATATTGGTTAGCCATATGACTGAGAGCCATGGGTGAGTGTTAAGCGAATTGCTAGATTATATTAAAAAAGATtagaatatattttaaaaatacattgcATTGAATTAACAAAGCAAGTGGGACATtttttaattgtgtgttttattatgGTCTTGACCTGTTTGTATAAGCAGTGTAATACATAACGTCTATTGAGTTTGAGTCAGTATAAACTGAATTGAAATGTTATTTCTAAAGGA
This genomic window from Takifugu rubripes chromosome 3, fTakRub1.2, whole genome shotgun sequence contains:
- the LOC115249289 gene encoding uncharacterized protein isoform X2, with amino-acid sequence MAKNLFREYGLNKLQYKNVTMLLKVKDQNTKKYVRLISGFTFWDFIAQVKSKFGLPDATELDVFDETNTVVEEDIFSELIEASPDLCLTVRDRIPDRVLGI